In Quercus robur chromosome 11, dhQueRobu3.1, whole genome shotgun sequence, the following proteins share a genomic window:
- the LOC126707378 gene encoding methionine--tRNA ligase, chloroplastic/mitochondrial-like isoform X2 — protein MKDFIVSTVQSWIKGGLRDFYHFLSINGLVHPSYFDKKQTIYVWFDALLGYVSALSEEAGQANLQSAVSSGWPASLHLIGKQIWNDINFGESEADKDHTLLELEGECLEVYGPKVEEAANAKARPHSLLQPKKLNLPLSWLKTSIRIL, from the exons ATGAAGGACTTTATCGTGTCAACT GTGCAAAGCTGGATCAAAGGTGGCCTAAGAGATTTTTACCATTTCCTGAGCATCAATGGATTGGTGCATCCCAGTTACTTTGACAAGAAGCAAACTATATATGTGTGGTTTGATGCATTACTAGG ATATGTATCAGCACTATCAGAGGAAGCAGGGCAAGCTAATCTACAAAGTGCTGTTTCTTCAGGTTGGCCTGCCTCACTACACTTGATTGGAAA GCAAATATGGAATGACATAAACTTTGGTGAGAGTGAAGCAGACAAAGATCACACGCTGTTGGAATTGGAGGGGGAATGCTTAGAAGTATACGGGCCAAAGGTTGAGGAGGCTGCCAATGCCAAGGCACGCCCCCATAGTCTGTTGCAGCCAAAGAAGCTGAACTTGCCACTCTCATGGCTGAAGACCTCCATCAGGATTTTGTGA